One window of the Candidatus Edwardsbacteria bacterium RifOxyA12_full_54_48 genome contains the following:
- a CDS encoding amino acid transporter yields the protein MAFTESEFLSNLWKKLNKVLIGGPKNVEDPRIFHKISLVALLAWIGLGADGLSSSSYGPEEAFRALGSHTYLAIFLALATALTVFIISYSYSKIIEHFPHGGGGYIVTTSTLGSRVGVVSGSALLVDYVLTITVSIAACSAALFSFLPMSYHVYKIPFCVVLILALVILNLRGVKESVIMLAPIFGVFLITHLVMIGYGISSHLFDFGPIVSNLSANVQADMKAMGLMGIMAIFVRAYSLGAGTYTGIEAVSNGLLVMREPRVQTGKRTMFLMATSLAFVAGGLFLCYMLLNVHPVPGRTLNAVVAGMLFGHWPLGNLLALVTILSEGALLFVAAQTGFIDGPRVMSSMAVDSWLPHRFASLSERLTMNNGVIMMGTASLGLLFYTGGDISVLVIMYSINVFLDFSLSQLGMTRYMIVNRRHMPHWKRQAAVFATGLILCLTILIIAVYEKFAEGGWITLVITFVIVVACYRIRNHYDTVRRGVRKLDELLLEIPTEGTPNMDPPDKKKTTAVILVDGYNGYGVHLLLNTIRNFPRFYHNYIFASAAIVDTGSFKGAEAIDALRESTEESLRKYVDLARRFGLPSDYRMEVGTEAVETASLLCQQLASEYYRTTVFTGKLIFHKESLFQRVLHNETAYAIQRRLQWEGITTVVLPIRTSL from the coding sequence ATGGCTTTTACCGAGTCGGAATTCCTATCCAATCTATGGAAAAAACTCAACAAGGTGCTGATCGGCGGGCCTAAAAATGTGGAGGATCCCCGCATCTTCCACAAGATATCCCTGGTGGCCCTGCTGGCCTGGATCGGGCTGGGGGCCGACGGCCTGTCCTCATCGTCCTACGGACCGGAGGAGGCCTTCCGGGCCCTGGGCAGCCACACCTACCTGGCTATTTTTCTGGCCCTGGCCACGGCCCTGACCGTTTTCATAATCTCCTATTCATATTCCAAGATCATCGAACACTTCCCCCACGGCGGCGGCGGATATATAGTGACCACCAGTACCCTGGGCAGTAGGGTGGGGGTGGTCTCCGGAAGCGCCCTGCTGGTGGATTACGTCCTGACCATAACCGTCTCCATCGCCGCCTGCAGTGCCGCCCTGTTCAGCTTTCTGCCGATGTCTTACCATGTTTACAAGATCCCGTTCTGCGTGGTGCTGATCCTGGCCCTGGTGATCCTGAACCTGCGGGGCGTCAAGGAATCGGTGATCATGCTGGCCCCGATATTCGGGGTGTTCTTGATCACCCACCTGGTGATGATCGGCTACGGCATCTCCAGCCATCTGTTTGATTTCGGCCCCATTGTCAGCAACCTGTCCGCCAATGTCCAGGCCGATATGAAGGCCATGGGGTTGATGGGGATCATGGCGATATTCGTCCGGGCCTATTCCCTAGGGGCCGGAACCTATACCGGCATCGAGGCGGTGTCCAACGGACTGCTGGTGATGCGCGAGCCCAGGGTCCAGACTGGAAAAAGAACCATGTTCCTGATGGCCACTTCGCTGGCCTTTGTGGCCGGCGGGCTGTTCCTGTGCTACATGTTGCTGAATGTTCATCCGGTGCCGGGGCGCACCCTCAATGCCGTGGTGGCCGGCATGCTCTTCGGGCACTGGCCCCTGGGCAACCTTCTGGCGCTGGTGACCATACTTTCCGAGGGAGCGCTGCTGTTCGTGGCCGCCCAGACCGGCTTCATCGACGGCCCCCGGGTGATGTCCAGCATGGCGGTGGATTCCTGGCTCCCCCACCGCTTTGCCTCGCTTTCGGAGCGGCTGACCATGAACAACGGGGTCATCATGATGGGAACGGCCTCTCTGGGTCTGCTCTTTTACACCGGCGGAGACATTTCGGTGCTGGTTATAATGTATTCCATCAATGTCTTTCTGGACTTCTCGCTATCCCAATTAGGGATGACCCGTTATATGATAGTTAACCGCCGCCACATGCCGCACTGGAAGCGCCAGGCGGCTGTCTTTGCCACCGGTTTGATACTGTGCCTGACCATATTGATAATTGCCGTGTACGAAAAATTTGCCGAGGGCGGCTGGATCACCTTGGTGATCACTTTTGTGATAGTGGTGGCCTGCTACCGCATCCGTAATCATTACGACACCGTCCGCCGGGGGGTGCGCAAGCTGGACGAGCTGCTGCTGGAGATCCCCACCGAAGGCACGCCCAATATGGATCCGCCAGATAAGAAAAAAACCACCGCTGTCATTCTGGTTGACGGTTACAACGGTTATGGAGTTCACCTTCTTTTGAACACCATCAGGAATTTCCCCCGGTTCTATCATAATTATATTTTTGCTTCGGCGGCGATAGTCGATACCGGTTCCTTCAAGGGGGCCGAGGCGATCGATGCCCTCAGGGAATCCACCGAGGAATCTTTGAGGAAATATGTCGACCTGGCCCGGCGGTTCGGGCTGCCCTCCGATTACCGGATGGAGGTGGGCACCGAAGCCGTGGAGACGGCCAGCCTGCTCTGCCAGCAGCTGGCCAGTGAGTATTACCGGACCACGGTTTTCACCGGGAAGCTGATCTTCCACAAGGAGAGCCTTTTCCAGCGGGTGTTGCACAACGAGACGGCCTACGCCATCCAGCGCCGGCTACAGTGGGAGGGGATCACCACCGTGGTGCTGCCCATCAGGACATCGCTCTGA
- a CDS encoding peptidase M29, whose amino-acid sequence MDPRVKRHAEVLMRYSLALKKGDKLIIQGEHFTLPLIKECYRLALELGAHPQVKILNSELSEIMMKQGSDQQLTFIHESDKVAIKTADALLTLMGSVNTRMMSNVDPDRLKVASQGNAEIFKLFFERMAQNELRWCGTMFPGQSNAQEASMSLSEYEDFVYNSCYLNLDDPVAKWREIEREQKKICDHLDAKKELQIISQDTDLKMTIAGRKWVNCCGQVNFPDGEVFTGPVEDSVNGHIRFSFPGIYSGREVENIQLTFQNGKVVKATADKGEELLNKLLDTDAGARLVGEIAVGTNYNITKFTRNMLFDEKIGGTVHLAIGRSIPESLGVNQSAIHWDMLCDMKLGGKILADGQIIYQDGKFTI is encoded by the coding sequence ATGGATCCCAGAGTTAAAAGGCACGCCGAGGTGCTGATGAGATATTCGCTGGCCCTGAAGAAAGGCGACAAGCTGATCATCCAGGGCGAGCATTTCACCCTGCCCCTGATCAAGGAATGCTATCGCCTGGCGCTGGAGCTGGGGGCCCATCCCCAGGTCAAGATATTAAATTCCGAATTATCGGAGATCATGATGAAGCAGGGCAGCGACCAGCAGCTGACCTTCATCCACGAAAGCGACAAAGTGGCCATCAAGACCGCCGACGCCCTGCTGACCCTGATGGGCAGCGTCAACACCAGGATGATGAGCAACGTCGATCCCGACCGGCTCAAGGTCGCCAGCCAGGGCAACGCCGAGATATTCAAGCTATTCTTCGAGCGGATGGCCCAGAACGAGCTGCGGTGGTGCGGGACCATGTTCCCGGGCCAGTCCAATGCCCAGGAGGCCAGCATGTCCTTGTCCGAATATGAGGACTTTGTCTATAACTCCTGTTATTTGAACCTGGACGACCCGGTGGCCAAATGGCGGGAGATCGAGCGGGAACAGAAAAAGATCTGCGATCACCTGGACGCCAAAAAGGAACTGCAGATAATATCCCAGGACACCGACCTGAAGATGACCATCGCCGGGCGCAAGTGGGTCAACTGCTGCGGGCAGGTCAATTTTCCGGACGGCGAGGTGTTCACCGGGCCGGTGGAGGATTCGGTCAACGGGCATATCCGGTTCAGCTTTCCGGGCATCTATTCCGGCCGGGAGGTGGAGAACATCCAATTGACCTTCCAGAACGGCAAGGTGGTCAAGGCCACGGCCGACAAGGGAGAGGAGCTGCTGAACAAACTGCTGGATACCGATGCCGGCGCCCGTTTGGTGGGCGAGATCGCAGTGGGCACCAATTACAACATCACCAAATTCACCAGGAACATGCTGTTCGACGAGAAGATCGGCGGCACGGTCCACCTGGCCATCGGACGCTCCATCCCGGAATCGCTGGGCGTCAACCAGTCGGCCATTCACTGGGACATGCTGTGTGACATGAAGCTGGGCGGCAAGATACTGGCCGACGGCCAGATCATCTATCAGGACGGAAAATTCACAATTTAG
- a CDS encoding 5'/3'-nucleotidase SurE has product MKKKPLILITNDDGIDAAGIKALRLSLNKIARTVVFAPLSEKSGASHSFSLRKPLEVVWRNRTTVAVDGTPTDCVMLAIRGLLKERPDLVVSGINHGPNLGDDVTYSGTVAGATEGTLLGIPSIAVSCTSWNGCNFQAAAHYARRVAATALKHGLPKNTLLNVNVPSLPISRIKGVKITKLGKRIYRDVIVEQKHPDGRQYFMIDGADPDWERQPRTDFEAIEQNYVSITPFHLDWTNHRALANLKKWETILAKDRPGR; this is encoded by the coding sequence ATGAAGAAGAAACCCTTGATCCTGATCACCAACGATGACGGCATTGACGCCGCGGGCATCAAAGCTTTGCGCCTGAGCTTAAACAAGATAGCCCGGACCGTGGTGTTCGCCCCCCTGTCCGAGAAGAGCGGGGCCAGCCATTCCTTCTCCCTGCGCAAGCCGCTGGAGGTGGTGTGGCGCAACCGGACCACCGTGGCGGTGGATGGCACCCCCACCGACTGCGTGATGCTGGCCATTCGCGGACTGCTGAAGGAGAGGCCCGATCTGGTGGTGTCCGGCATCAACCACGGCCCCAACCTGGGCGACGATGTCACCTACTCCGGCACGGTGGCCGGGGCCACCGAGGGCACCCTGCTGGGCATCCCGTCCATCGCCGTGTCCTGCACCTCATGGAACGGCTGTAATTTCCAGGCGGCCGCCCATTATGCCCGCCGGGTGGCGGCCACCGCCCTCAAGCATGGCCTGCCCAAGAACACCCTGCTCAACGTCAACGTGCCCAGCCTGCCGATCTCCAGGATCAAAGGGGTCAAGATCACCAAGCTGGGCAAGCGGATCTACCGCGACGTGATAGTGGAGCAGAAGCACCCCGACGGCCGGCAGTATTTCATGATCGACGGGGCCGACCCCGACTGGGAGCGCCAGCCCAGGACGGATTTCGAGGCCATCGAGCAGAACTACGTCTCCATCACGCCGTTCCACCTGGACTGGACCAATCACCGGGCATTGGCCAATCTTAAAAAGTGGGAAACGATTCTGGCCAAAGATCGTCCGGGAAGATAA